In Rissa tridactyla isolate bRisTri1 chromosome 2, bRisTri1.patW.cur.20221130, whole genome shotgun sequence, a single window of DNA contains:
- the MRPL53 gene encoding 39S ribosomal protein L53, mitochondrial: MASKIRVVLRPVKSIAVRFCPFESNVESTRKFLGCINHKKIQATNRNCEVTADVRHDGSEPLIDVMFADGERLIMKGANLTTIEMLTALGSRCNAKELMEEQKSKKKSP; the protein is encoded by the exons ATGGCGTCCAAGATCCGCGTGGTGCTGCGGCCCGTGAAGAGTATCGCGGTCCGCTTCTGCCCCTTCGAGTCCAACGTGGAGAGCACAAG aaaatttcttgGATGTATAAACCATAAAAAAATCCAGGCCACTAATAGAAACTGTGAAGTGACTGCTGATGTGAGACATGATGGGTCTGAACCACTTATAGATGTTATGTTTG ctGATGGAGAGCGACTGATAATGAAGGGAGCCAACTTGACGACAATAGAAATGTTAACAGCATTGGGGTCCAGATGTAATGCAAAAGAGCTTatggaagaacagaaaagcaagaagaagagtccctga